One window of Quercus robur chromosome 12, dhQueRobu3.1, whole genome shotgun sequence genomic DNA carries:
- the LOC126709576 gene encoding MDIS1-interacting receptor like kinase 2-like isoform X2 has product MGIGSSSTFEKVFSHISFVLIVLFVSSSIVASASKSNEEAEALVTWKASLQNEDQSQLSSWTLLPNNATNSSTNLNSSTSPCTWFGISCNPVGSVTKINLTHSSLKGSLHEFSVSSFINLEYVDLSKNSLFGTIPPQISNLSNLIYLNLSMNQFSGKIPPEIGLLTNLKVLCLGMNKLDGSIPQEIGQLRSLNVLDLQSNYLDGPIPPSLGNLSNLGYLCLDQNSLSGSIPLEFENLTNLVELYINNNSLAGPLPTEIGNLKSLKCLSLQKNNLVGSIPTSLCELGNLTYIDLSQNSLSGAIPQEIGHLKSLVVLQLSVNKLNGSFPSSVGNLSQLEILHVGNNLISGSIPQEVENLVKLTVFRVARNKLTGYLPQNICQNGLLQNFTANSNSLTGPIPKSMRNCTTLNRVRLDGNQLTGNISEVFGIYPNLYYINIANNKLYGELSPNWGRSSILTDLELGGNNISGTIPPEIGNITKLSVLDLSSNHLVGEIPKELGRLISLVELILSNNQLSGGIPSEVGSLTNLDYVDLSNNKLSKSIPGSVGSFSGLFYMNLSYNKFSQGVPIQMGKLVQLFVLDLSHNHLTGEIPTEFMNLQSLQTMNISHNNFSGTLTAFEKLYGLLDVNIAYNQFRGQTPNIKAFQDAPIEALEGNKGLCREVKGLQPCQLVTTNKKHRIHDLMFTIIFPLLGVFVLLVAFMGLTSFIRKGRKTRNIQNEILYPISTFDGKEMYEEILAATENFDAKYCIGSGGYGSVYKAQLPSGDIIAVKKIHASSCDGDLTDQKEFHNEIVALTEIRHRNIVKLYGFYSSTQHSLLMYEYLEKGSLAAILSKEEEAKELDWSRRVNIVKGVSHALAYMHHDCSPPIVHRDISSKNILLDSDYEAHVSDFGTAKLLKQDSSNWTSFAGTYGYVAPELAYTMQVTEKCDVYSFGVST; this is encoded by the coding sequence ATGGGAATAGGATCATCATCAACCTTTGAGAAGGTATTCTCTCAcatttcctttgttttgattgttttgtttgtttcatcATCAATTGTTGCTTCTGCATCTAAGTCCAATGAAGAAGCTGAAGCTCTTGTCACATGGAAAGCCAGCCTCCAAAATGAAGACCAGTCTCAGCTATCATCATGGACTTTGCTTCCTAATAACGCCACCAATTCTTCTACCAATCTTAATTCAAGCACTAGCCCATGTACTTGGTTTGGTATTTCTTGCAACCCTGTTGGAAGTGTCACCAAAATAAATCTTACTCATTCAAGCTTGAAGGGTTCACTGCATGAGTTTTCAGTTTCCTCGTTCATTAATCTTGAATATGTGGATCTTAGTAAGAACTCACTCTTTGGTACCATTCCACCACAGATTAGTAACCTCTCCAATCTCATCTATTTGAACCTGTCCATGAATCAGTTCTCTGGGAAAATCCCACCAGAAATTGGCCTACTAACAAACCTTAAGGTCTTGTGTTTGGGTATGAATAAGTTAGATGGCTCAATTCCTCAAGAAATAGGTCAGCTAAGGTCACTTAATGTGCTTGATTTGCAAAGCAATTATCTAGATGGTCCCATTCCTCCTTCTTTGGGTAATTTAAGCAATCTTGGTTACTTATGTCTTGATCAAAATTCACTATCTGGTTCCATTCctttagaatttgaaaatctCACTAACCTGGTTGAACTTTACATAAATAACAATAGTTTAGCCGGTCCCCTCCCTACGGAAATAGGAAATTTGAAATCATTGAAGTGTCTGAGCCTTCAAAAAAACAATCTTGTTGGTTCTATCCCAACGTCATTATGTGAACTAGGAAATCTTACCTATATTGATCTCTCCCAGAATAGCCTTTCGGGTGCCATTCCACAAGAGATTGGACACTTGAAGTCTCTTGTCGTTCTTCAATTGAGTGTAAATAAACTCAATGGTTCTTTTCCAAGTTCAGTTGGAAATTTGAGCCAATTAGAAATTTTGCATGTTGGTAACAACCTAATCTCTGGTTCCATTCCTCAAGAGGTGGAAAATCTCGTGAAGTTGACTGTGTTTCGAGTGGCCCGAAACAAATTGACAGGTTATTTGCCTCAAAATATTTGCCAAAATGGATTGCTTCAAAACTTTACTGCAAACAGTAATAGTCTAACAGGTCCAATTCCCAAAAGCATGAGAAACTGCACAACTTTAAATAGAGTTCGTCTAGATGGAAATCAATTGACTGGAAATATATCTGAAGTTTTTGGCATCTATCCAAACTTGTATTACATAAACATTGCCAACAATAAACTTTATGGTGAACTTTCACCTAACTGGGGAAGGAGCTCAATACTAACAGATCTAGAACTTGGGGGAAATAATATTAGTGGTACCATACCACCTGAGATAGGAAACATAACTAAACTAAGTGTTCTTGATCTTTCTTCAAATCATTTAGTTGGGGAGATTCCTAAGGAATTGGGAAGGTTGATTTCTTTGGTGGAGCTTATATTGAGCAACAATCAACTTTCAGGTGGTATACCTTCAGAGGTTGGATCCTTGACTAACCTTGATTATGTTGACTTGTCCAATAACAAATTGAGCAAGTCCATTCCAGGAAGTGTAGGTAGCTTCTCAGGCctattttatatgaatttgaGCTACAATAAGTTCAGCCAAGGAGTTCCAATTCAGATGGGAAAGTTAGTTCAGTTGTTCGTGCTAGATTTGAGTCATAACCATCTCACAGGAGAGATACCAACGGAGTTTATGAACTTGCAAAGCTTGCAGACCATGAATATATCCCATAACAATTTCTCTGGTACTCTAACAGCTTTTGAGAAACTGTACGGGTTGTTGGATGTTAACATAGCATACAATCAATTCCGGGGTCAGACTCCCAACATCAAAGCATTTCAAGATGCTCCAATTGAAGCATTGGAGGGGAACAAGGGATTGTGTCGAGAGGTGAAAGGACTACAACCTTGTCAACTGGTcaccacaaacaaaaaacatagaATTCATGATCTCATGTTCACGATCATATTTCCCCTTTTGGGAGTATTTGTACTACTAGTTGCATTTATGGGACTGACAAGTTTTAtaagaaaagggagaaagacacgaaatatacaaaatgaaatCTTGTATCCCATATCAACCTTTGATGGGAAAGAAATGTATGAAGAAATTCTAGCAGCCACTGAGAATTTTGATGCCAAGTATTGCATAGGGAGTGGTGGATATGGAAGCGTTTATAAAGCACAATTGCCTTCGGGTGATATTATAGCTGTAAAGAAAATCCACGCTTCATCATGTGATGGTGATTTGACAGATCAAAAGGAGTTTCATAATGAGATAGTGGCATTAACAGAAATACGACACCGAAACATTGTGAAACTATATGGTTTTTATTCAAGCACACAACACTCGTTGTTGATGTATGAGTACCTTGAGAAGGGCAGCTTGGCCGCGATCCtaagcaaagaagaagaagctaaagAATTGGATTGGAGTAGAAGGGTGAATATTGTTAAAGGGGTTTCACATGCCTTGGCATATATGCACCATGATTGCTCACCGCCAATTGTTCATAGAGACATATCAAGCAAGAATATTTTGCTGGATTCTGATTATGAAGCTCATGTCTCTGATTTTGGCACTGCTAAACTTCTGAAGCAAGACTCATCAAATTGGACAAGCTTTGCAGGCACATATGGATATGTAGCACCag
- the LOC126709576 gene encoding MDIS1-interacting receptor like kinase 2-like isoform X1, with translation MGIGSSSTFEKVFSHISFVLIVLFVSSSIVASASKSNEEAEALVTWKASLQNEDQSQLSSWTLLPNNATNSSTNLNSSTSPCTWFGISCNPVGSVTKINLTHSSLKGSLHEFSVSSFINLEYVDLSKNSLFGTIPPQISNLSNLIYLNLSMNQFSGKIPPEIGLLTNLKVLCLGMNKLDGSIPQEIGQLRSLNVLDLQSNYLDGPIPPSLGNLSNLGYLCLDQNSLSGSIPLEFENLTNLVELYINNNSLAGPLPTEIGNLKSLKCLSLQKNNLVGSIPTSLCELGNLTYIDLSQNSLSGAIPQEIGHLKSLVVLQLSVNKLNGSFPSSVGNLSQLEILHVGNNLISGSIPQEVENLVKLTVFRVARNKLTGYLPQNICQNGLLQNFTANSNSLTGPIPKSMRNCTTLNRVRLDGNQLTGNISEVFGIYPNLYYINIANNKLYGELSPNWGRSSILTDLELGGNNISGTIPPEIGNITKLSVLDLSSNHLVGEIPKELGRLISLVELILSNNQLSGGIPSEVGSLTNLDYVDLSNNKLSKSIPGSVGSFSGLFYMNLSYNKFSQGVPIQMGKLVQLFVLDLSHNHLTGEIPTEFMNLQSLQTMNISHNNFSGTLTAFEKLYGLLDVNIAYNQFRGQTPNIKAFQDAPIEALEGNKGLCREVKGLQPCQLVTTNKKHRIHDLMFTIIFPLLGVFVLLVAFMGLTSFIRKGRKTRNIQNEILYPISTFDGKEMYEEILAATENFDAKYCIGSGGYGSVYKAQLPSGDIIAVKKIHASSCDGDLTDQKEFHNEIVALTEIRHRNIVKLYGFYSSTQHSLLMYEYLEKGSLAAILSKEEEAKELDWSRRVNIVKGVSHALAYMHHDCSPPIVHRDISSKNILLDSDYEAHVSDFGTAKLLKQDSSNWTSFAGTYGYVAPELTYTMQVTEKCDVYSFGVLALEVIKGNHPGDFIYSTLSPSTNILLKDVLDQRLQPPTGQVRDELINIVTIATACLHANPQSRPTMLRISRLLSSTIVQIPTAVTSGELVRV, from the exons ATGGGAATAGGATCATCATCAACCTTTGAGAAGGTATTCTCTCAcatttcctttgttttgattgttttgtttgtttcatcATCAATTGTTGCTTCTGCATCTAAGTCCAATGAAGAAGCTGAAGCTCTTGTCACATGGAAAGCCAGCCTCCAAAATGAAGACCAGTCTCAGCTATCATCATGGACTTTGCTTCCTAATAACGCCACCAATTCTTCTACCAATCTTAATTCAAGCACTAGCCCATGTACTTGGTTTGGTATTTCTTGCAACCCTGTTGGAAGTGTCACCAAAATAAATCTTACTCATTCAAGCTTGAAGGGTTCACTGCATGAGTTTTCAGTTTCCTCGTTCATTAATCTTGAATATGTGGATCTTAGTAAGAACTCACTCTTTGGTACCATTCCACCACAGATTAGTAACCTCTCCAATCTCATCTATTTGAACCTGTCCATGAATCAGTTCTCTGGGAAAATCCCACCAGAAATTGGCCTACTAACAAACCTTAAGGTCTTGTGTTTGGGTATGAATAAGTTAGATGGCTCAATTCCTCAAGAAATAGGTCAGCTAAGGTCACTTAATGTGCTTGATTTGCAAAGCAATTATCTAGATGGTCCCATTCCTCCTTCTTTGGGTAATTTAAGCAATCTTGGTTACTTATGTCTTGATCAAAATTCACTATCTGGTTCCATTCctttagaatttgaaaatctCACTAACCTGGTTGAACTTTACATAAATAACAATAGTTTAGCCGGTCCCCTCCCTACGGAAATAGGAAATTTGAAATCATTGAAGTGTCTGAGCCTTCAAAAAAACAATCTTGTTGGTTCTATCCCAACGTCATTATGTGAACTAGGAAATCTTACCTATATTGATCTCTCCCAGAATAGCCTTTCGGGTGCCATTCCACAAGAGATTGGACACTTGAAGTCTCTTGTCGTTCTTCAATTGAGTGTAAATAAACTCAATGGTTCTTTTCCAAGTTCAGTTGGAAATTTGAGCCAATTAGAAATTTTGCATGTTGGTAACAACCTAATCTCTGGTTCCATTCCTCAAGAGGTGGAAAATCTCGTGAAGTTGACTGTGTTTCGAGTGGCCCGAAACAAATTGACAGGTTATTTGCCTCAAAATATTTGCCAAAATGGATTGCTTCAAAACTTTACTGCAAACAGTAATAGTCTAACAGGTCCAATTCCCAAAAGCATGAGAAACTGCACAACTTTAAATAGAGTTCGTCTAGATGGAAATCAATTGACTGGAAATATATCTGAAGTTTTTGGCATCTATCCAAACTTGTATTACATAAACATTGCCAACAATAAACTTTATGGTGAACTTTCACCTAACTGGGGAAGGAGCTCAATACTAACAGATCTAGAACTTGGGGGAAATAATATTAGTGGTACCATACCACCTGAGATAGGAAACATAACTAAACTAAGTGTTCTTGATCTTTCTTCAAATCATTTAGTTGGGGAGATTCCTAAGGAATTGGGAAGGTTGATTTCTTTGGTGGAGCTTATATTGAGCAACAATCAACTTTCAGGTGGTATACCTTCAGAGGTTGGATCCTTGACTAACCTTGATTATGTTGACTTGTCCAATAACAAATTGAGCAAGTCCATTCCAGGAAGTGTAGGTAGCTTCTCAGGCctattttatatgaatttgaGCTACAATAAGTTCAGCCAAGGAGTTCCAATTCAGATGGGAAAGTTAGTTCAGTTGTTCGTGCTAGATTTGAGTCATAACCATCTCACAGGAGAGATACCAACGGAGTTTATGAACTTGCAAAGCTTGCAGACCATGAATATATCCCATAACAATTTCTCTGGTACTCTAACAGCTTTTGAGAAACTGTACGGGTTGTTGGATGTTAACATAGCATACAATCAATTCCGGGGTCAGACTCCCAACATCAAAGCATTTCAAGATGCTCCAATTGAAGCATTGGAGGGGAACAAGGGATTGTGTCGAGAGGTGAAAGGACTACAACCTTGTCAACTGGTcaccacaaacaaaaaacatagaATTCATGATCTCATGTTCACGATCATATTTCCCCTTTTGGGAGTATTTGTACTACTAGTTGCATTTATGGGACTGACAAGTTTTAtaagaaaagggagaaagacacgaaatatacaaaatgaaatCTTGTATCCCATATCAACCTTTGATGGGAAAGAAATGTATGAAGAAATTCTAGCAGCCACTGAGAATTTTGATGCCAAGTATTGCATAGGGAGTGGTGGATATGGAAGCGTTTATAAAGCACAATTGCCTTCGGGTGATATTATAGCTGTAAAGAAAATCCACGCTTCATCATGTGATGGTGATTTGACAGATCAAAAGGAGTTTCATAATGAGATAGTGGCATTAACAGAAATACGACACCGAAACATTGTGAAACTATATGGTTTTTATTCAAGCACACAACACTCGTTGTTGATGTATGAGTACCTTGAGAAGGGCAGCTTGGCCGCGATCCtaagcaaagaagaagaagctaaagAATTGGATTGGAGTAGAAGGGTGAATATTGTTAAAGGGGTTTCACATGCCTTGGCATATATGCACCATGATTGCTCACCGCCAATTGTTCATAGAGACATATCAAGCAAGAATATTTTGCTGGATTCTGATTATGAAGCTCATGTCTCTGATTTTGGCACTGCTAAACTTCTGAAGCAAGACTCATCAAATTGGACAAGCTTTGCAGGCACATATGGATATGTAGCACCag AGCTTACTTACACAATGCAGGTGACTGAGAAATGTGATGTCTATAGTTTTGGAGTTTTAGCACTTGAAGTGATCAAAGGAAATCATCCTGGTGATTTCATCTATTCTACATTGTCCCCATCAACTAACATATTGCTGAAGGATGTATTGGACCAACGCCTTCAACCTCCCACAGGTCAAGTTCGAGATGAACTGATAAATATTGTAACTATTGCAACTGCTTGCTTACATGCTAATCCACAATCTAGGCCAACCATGCTCAGGATTTCTAGGCTGTTATCATCCACAATTGTGCAGATTCCTACAGCAGTCACATCTGGAGAACTAGTCAGGGTCTAA